From the genome of Paraburkholderia sp. BL10I2N1:
GAGCACCTTGACCTGCTTGAAGAAAACAGCGTGGTATGCGTTCGACGTTGTGTCGGAAACGGCCTGCCACGCGCCACAGGCCGACAGCAGCAAGGCGGATGCAACAGTAGTAATGGCCAGACGGATAAACATCAACGGTTCCTCGGTTATGCGCGTTGCGGGCTCAGGTACGGATTGGGGGGCGGCGCGGGAAAGGCTTCGCGCACACCCAATGCAATGGTGATCATGCGTTCCTCATCGGCAGGCAGCACGGTCGTCCATCCGAGTCGCGGTGCGGGGCTCGCAGGGGCTGTCCCGATCATCGGGACCGGGGCCAGGCGCGACGAAACCTCCATGCGAAGATGAACGTCAGCCTTGACGCCGACATAGAGCTGGACGAACGCCATCAGTTCGCGATGCAGCCACGCCCCAGGTAGCAGGTCGTGTGCATGCTGCGCGTTGTCGGGACGTAGCGTAACCCGCACGGCACGGCTGCGATAGGCAAGCCGCCGGCCCAGCACATAACCGCCGCCCAGACCCCTCTTTGCCCCTTCTCCCGACTGCGTGGCTGCGGGGTGTGAAGTCAGCGGCCGCGGTTGACCGACACCCGTGACTGCAGGGATAAATTCGTCGACGCACACATCGACGCCCGGCACGGCCAGCGCGATAACACCCGCCAGACCTTCTGCCGTACGGGTCTTCAGGTTCAGCAGGCCCAGCAGCGCGAGCATCCGGGAATCGGGCACCCCGGCGCGCTCAGGCTTCCTGCCCCAGCCAAACCCGACCAGGCACAGCAGGTTGCGCGAATGCGCGTCGCTCCCACCCGGGCGGAAGCTTTCCGGGTAGCGGTATTTCTTCCATGCGCGGTACAGCAGCGTGACGAAGCGATGATGGAACCGGTCGAGAAAGGCTTCGACCACCTCGTGCCCTTCTTCACGCAGAACGATGTCGTCAATCATGTGCGGCGGTACCGCCGCATCGACACCGTACAGGCCCATGAAGGTTGTCCGCACGGATGGTCGCGCCTGCGTAGCGGATTTATCCCATGCGTCACTGAATTCGACCGTGGCGACTTCACCCACCGGAAACCCGACGCGTGGCCACGACCCGAAACGCACAGGTTCGTGCTCGGGCGTGTCGCGCGTGCCAAATCCCGGACGGTCAGGCGCGCGCACCTCGAGCAGGCGGCACAGCTGCATGAAGCTCATCCTGGGTGCGCATGCAAGCAGGGCCGCGACGAGCGGCTCGACGCTGGGAAGATCGTGCGGCTTCATAGCGGAGCGCGTTGTGCCTTGCTGCGCGGCCAGACCGTACGGGTTTGCGACGGCAGGCTCACGATCGAGAGCTTCGTGAACAGGTTGATTTCCGCGTACGCTGCAAAGAAGCGGTGCAGCAGCTCGCCGAACAGCATCAGGTCGCCCTCGCCGGCGAACGCCTGCGAATCGAGTGTCACCTCGATCAGCACACCCCGCTCGACCGAGCCGCCCGATACCTCCTCGAGCAGTTCCTGCGACACCCAGAGAATGCCGGCTAGACGCCGCGCGTTTAGTTCGTCGTCGGTCCAGTCGTAAAGCGCAAGCGCGCCACGCAGCACTTCCGCGTCCATCATCGAGAGGAAGTTCGGGGCAAGGTGTGACAGCACGCGCCACTGGAACCGGTCGCCCGTGGGGGGATAGACCGGCAACGTGGGAGCGACGAGGTTGCGCACCCCCGTCACGTTCGGCGTGCTCTCAGCGAGTTCGCTGAGGTTCGCCTCGCGCAGTCCCTTGCGCGGCAACATTCCGTTGGTGCCGGTGACGCGCAGCGAAAGACTTTCTTCCGGCAGCGTTTCCATGGTTTCCCACGCGTGGCCGCCGAGGATCACCCAGGTCTCGTGCAGCCCCGCCATACCAGGGCGTACGCGCGCATGGAAATACCGCTCCGGCGCCTCGTGACGCAGCATGCCACCGCGATGCCGGAACGTGGCGAACGGCACATACTCGTAGCGCTCAGCCGTGTCGTGATCGAACGTCTCGATCGCATCGACCGAATACGTTTCGACGTGCTCGCCCTGATGTCCCGCGGGCACCACGCGATACTCCGTTTCGTGATGGTTGATTTCAACAGGTTCTGCGTCGAGTTCGAAGAGGTTGATCACCGGTGAGCAGAACAGCCTCACATTCTCCCTGCTGAAATGCTGGTCCGACGGATAAGCGTTTTTCAGGACAATTTCAAGCTCGAAACGGGTTGTTCCCGCAGGTAGCTTCGCGACGTCGAGTCCGCACAGGTCAATGAAGAGGAACTTCTCGCGGAACGAAAAGTACTCGAGCAGAAGCTGGTAGCCCGAGAATGCCGCATCCGCCTTGGGCCACAGCCGCTCTTCGGTCGAAAAGCCCGCGGGTTCGATCGTGATGCCGGCCAGTGGCACCGCCTCGCCGTCCCGCACCTCCGGAATGCGCCACAGGACGGAGTCAACCTGGCGCGTCAGCGCCAGGTGCATGGCGAACGCGACCGGCAGATCCGCATTCAGGTGCAGGCGCAGGCGCGACAGATCGGATTCCTCGCGCCGCGCCGAATGATGCAGCTCGAAGGCGAGGCGAATCACCGAGCGGCCATCGTGTCGCACGGTCGGTCCTGCGTGCGTGATGGACAGCGGCTGGAGCTGCACGGCCTGCGTAGTCCGGTACAGGCACTGCACGGTTTTCGGCGTCGTGCCTTCGGCGCCCGCCGGCGGCGGAACGCTGATCGGGGCAGAACGGACGGGCACACCCGCAGGTACCACCTCGGTTCTCTGAAGCTTTTCCCGAAGGGGGATCAGCTCGGCGACCGAGAGCGACGGAATCATGCGCAGATAGTGCGGCCACAGCAGGCTCACGAGCCCCTCTGTGAGTTCTGGCAATTCATCGTCGAGCTTCTGCTGAAGACGCCCGGTCAGGAAGGCGAAGCCCTCGTGGAGTCGCTCGACATACGGATCGCGGTCGCCCACGCGATCGAGGTTGAGCATGCGCGCCCGGTCGGGATGCGCCTTCGCGAACTCCTTGCCGGATTCGCGCAGGTAGCGCATCTCGGCTTCGTAGTAGCGCAGGATCGGATCGTCGTTTTCCATCGATATATTCTCTTAGGGTCAGCGATGAACTGTTGCCGCTCTGTCGAACGGATACGACGATTTCACGTCCCGGGGATTCGGGTAAAAGCTTGTCCGGTTAAACTCGTCCGGTCTCTCGAGGCACAACAGCAGCATGCCAATTTGCCCAAGAATCGGAATGCATGCCATGACCCACCACCAGCCACCGCCCAGTCCAATGTCATGCAACCGGCGAATCTGCGTCGCCACCAGAATCCATGCGAAAACGCAGACAAGCGCGCGGGCGGTCAGGCTGAGCACGAGACTGTCGCCAGGCAGATCACCCAAGCCGGTAGTGCTTATCGCGTATAGAACAACAACGACAACGCACGTGGTAATTGCGCATTCCCTGCGAGTGGCGCGCCCATAAAGAGTGATACGTTTCTTGAACCAGGAAATCATTCGGTAGACCTCAGAGTTAAATCAGCGTGCAACCTGCTATGTGAAAACCACGGGTAAGTTACCCGTCGACACACCCTCACGAAAGTGCCAGCGCGCGCGCCGGATCGAGCACGGTGAGTTCCGCCTGCAGTTCGCCGATGCGGCGTGTGAGCGCCGGTTTGTCCGCACCCTTGCGGTTGCTCATCGCCTTGAACGCCCGGGTCAACTGCTGCTTGACCTCGAAAACCAGTGCCGGCTCCCAGCGCGTGAGCGGCAGGGAGCGTGCGGCCGTATCGAGCTCGGTCAGCAGTGCGAGTGCCGTATCGGGGCGACCGGCATGATCAGCAAGGCGTGCCATGACAAGTCGTTGCAGGTAGCGATGGCGATCTGTTTTCATGCCAGGCAGCGCCTCTAGCCAGGCGAAGGCCGCCTCGATACCGTCGCGCCCAGCAAGGTCTCTCGCCTGTGCCTCAATCTCGGGCCAGTCGCCGGCACTGCCGTCCTCGCTCCCGGCCGAGACCGGCAGTGGCGCCACGCTCTCGCCGGCCTCCAGATCCCGCACGACCGCGTGCCGGGCAATCCACTCGAGCGTCGAATCGTCGGCGAATGGCGTGCCATCGTTGAACGCCAGCCGCTCGATGCCAGGCAGCCGCTCGAGAAAGAGCGCGAAGTCCGCACGCAGCAATTCGCGCCACGCGCTGTACGGCGCACCCACATGATCGAGCGCGACGTGCTGAAAGTACTGCAGGTCGAACCAGAGGTGATTGACGCCCTCCATGAACGCTCCCTCGACACGCTCCAGCAATTCGTGCCACTGCTTCTGCAGTACGAGCCGTTTCATCTGCGCGCGCAGCTCGGCGCGCGGCGCCATGAGCCGGGTATGCGATGCGGCGTCCGACGGGGGCACCTCGTGCAACGTGTCCCAGCGCACGGTGCGCACGAGTCGTACCGATGACAGATAGCCGTTCTCCTGATCGCGTAGCCACGTGGCCATCGTACGGGCCTGATCCAGCAGATCGCGCGTCGAGGCAATCGACCCGGACGACCCGGACAACCCGGACGATATGCGCGCCGTGGCTGGCAATGCTGGCTGGATCGAATCCGTTACTCCGCTACCCGCCATGCCGTCCCTGCGCTCGAACCTTGACACCAGCGGCTGCAGGTTCGGACGCGCGGCTTCGGTCCATTCACCGGTCAGCGTGACCAGTACATCGAGCGCCGCCAGCGCACGTTCGAGGTCCACCGGCACGAATTCACCGCGGCTCTCAAGCAGATCCAGCACGCGGGTGGTCGCCAGCATCTCAAGCGCGCCCTTCCTCGCTTCGGCACGCGCAGGCAGCACGGCCTCGCCGAACCGGTCGACGAGCGCCGCGGATAACTCCAGTCCGTCGGCAAAGCCCGCTGGCCCATCCTGGCGCAGCCGGGCGAACGCGTAGTAGCCTGCGAGACGCAGATCCTTGCCGGTCTCCTTGAGAAGCTGCTCGCACGAACGGACGATCACGCCATCGTCGATCCCTGAGAGCTTGCCTGCTTCATCCTTGAGCGTGAAGAACGCATCCTCATAACCGGGATCGCGACCAACACCCCCCTCGCCCGGGAGCGGCAGCAGCCACGACGTCCACGTATCAAGGCGTGCCCGTACGAGTTCGTCTGCGTCTTCGCGTGCCGGAAAGAGGTTCCTGAAGAGTTCTCCCAGCTTCACTCAACCTCCGGCACGGAACCGTTCGGCAAGGGCATGGCCGCGTGCTTCGCGGCGGCGATCGCGGCCGGTGGTAACGGAGGCGGACTGAACGAGGAAAGTTTGGGGCCTGCCGTTGCGCCACCGGTCACAAAGATGCGACTGGGCAATGCGAAGTGCCGAAGCTGCAGTACATCGAGCGGACCCGCACCTGCATCAGTGCGTAGCTGAACCTTGAGCGCAATCCCCTGGCTCGTATCGGGCGCCCACGTCAGCAGATAGCGTGCGTTGTCCTCCTGGGAGATCTTCGCGCGCTCCAGAAGGCGGATCAGCCCGAAACGTCCCTGTGCGTCGAGCGCGGATCGCAGGCCGCCCTGCTCCGTCTGCCATTCGATGTGCGACAGGTTCTCAAGCGACTGTCCAGGCCACTCGAACGGCACCCAGTCCTCTTTCTGGTTGAAGTAGTTGAGTTCGCGCCTGGACAGCACGACTTTCATGTCAGTCACGCCCGGCGTCGCGACGCCCCGCAGATCGAACCGGACATGCGCGTCGCCCGCCGGGAACAGCACGGTCGATACCCGCGTGAGCCGGTTCAAGCCTTCGAGAAAGCCCGGATCGAGAGTAAGCGAGCCGTGGTCTGTTCCTTGTGCGGCGACCCACCGGTCACCCTGCCGTTCGATGACGCCAGCCAGTTGCGCCGCGACGAACTGGGCGATCACCCCGTTGTCTGGCCGCATGAAGCGCGCCATCTCGGGCAACGAAGCGTCGTTTTCCGAATCCGCAAACGGATAGCGGCCGCCGAAGGTGCGGTTCCAGTTGGCCAGGATCGACGTGCGCCAGATGTCGTTCAGGCTCGCTGCTGCGGGCTGCACCACGGCCTGCCAGGTCTGGTCAAGCGGTGCCTGGAACAGTTGGCCAAATCCTGCCCATTGCTGGCCAAGGCTCGCGGCAACCCGGCTCGCGTAGTCGCGGCTTTCCGCGATATCCGATGTCTTGCCCTGCAGCACGGACTGCGCCGCGACGCGCGACATCGCATCGGTATTGGCGCTGTTCACCATCTGCTCGATCTTCAGACGCATCGCGGTTACACGTTCGAGATAGCGGGCAAGACTCAGGTCGCCAGTGGCGGCCAGTTGCGCCGCGGCCTTGCCGGTTTTGCCAGGCGCGGCAGAAACCAGGTCGCTGCCCGTCAGTCGCAGGATTGGGCCAAATGCGATCGCAAGCGGTGCGAACTGGGGCTGTGCCTGTTTTGACGGGTCTTTCTCGTCGGCGCCGACGAGTTGCTGCGCCTTGCTGATCAGCGTGTCCGAGAGCGACTGCGTGCTCGCACCCGTACTCGCCTGATACACGATCGCGTTCATCAGCGCGACCAGCGGCGAGCGTTGCGGGTCGCCCAGCAGGGTGAGCTGGTCGGCCGTGGCCGACAGCGTTGGCGCGGGCTGCCAGCGCAGGCCGTTGAGGAACTGCTCCCAGGCCCGCGCGTAATCGTCGAAATACCGCTGCCGCAGTTCGGCCTTCAGTGTCGACGGAGCCTGATTCGTTGTCTTTGCGTCAGACAGCACCCAGTCGCCGGCAACGTTACCCTTGTCGCTTGCCTCGTCGATCGCTTTCGAGATGCGGTCTTCCCAGGCTGCGCGCGTGAAGACGCCCGGCACGGTCTGCGTCGTGTTGAACAGGCCCCGTCCTGTGGTGTCGCCAAGCAGTGTGGCGAGCGTCACCGGAGGGTACTTCGGCTTGGCATCATCAAGAATCTGCTGGTAGACCGCATCGGTCGAGTTCTGGATACCGCGCACGCCGATGACGGTCTGACGCGTGGACGCGACCAGACTGCCGTCCGGTACGATGGCAAGCGAAGAACCGCTCGTGGTGACCCGATGTCCGAGGTGGTCCGAAAAAAAGTCGATCGTGTGCTGGCGCAGATCCTCCCATGTGCCCGACGAAAGCGGCGAATTGAGAGGACGTGCGGGAACCGTGGTCGCGATCAGCTGCGGCGTCAGGAAGGCTGCGACAGCGCGTTCTGGTTTTGCAAGCATCAGGTAGGCCTTGAGCGTATCGTAAGCGGCCTGTGCCTGGACGCTGCCGCCGCTCGCGATCTCTTCGTCAGACATCGACGCCAGGCGGTGCAGGCGATCCTCCAGCGTCTGGCGAATCGGGCCGACGAGGATTCGGCTCGCGGCGCCCTCGTAACCTGACCAGATTGCACCCAGCAGGGCGCTGTCACGGTTCAGTCCAAAGCGGGTCATCCACGGGGCGCCGTCACGCTGGCGGGTCTCCAGCGTGTCGATCTGCTTGCCGAGACTATCGAGCGTCTGCATCGACTGCGTATTGTCCTGGGTGCCAGCGAGCTTGGTGAGCGTGTCCCGGGCGGAGCCAATCGTCGCGCGGTTCATCATGCCGGACAGCATCGTGCCAGCGACCCAGCATCCGACAAGCGCCGTCGTCATCCACGCGGCCGTCGTCGACAGTGAGAAGCCGACACGGCGGCCGTGAATTTTGCGGCTATGGTCGGCGACCGTTTTCCAGATCGTCCTTTGCCTCGGCGGTAGGGGGGCACCATCTTCAGCGTCAGGAGCTGGAACGGGTACGGTTGCCTCCCGCTCCTTGAACAACGGAGCAAACAGCAACCCGTGGACCGCATTGCGCCAAAGGCGTGACTCCCTGGTCTGCATCACAAGGTCCGACAATGCTTCGCGAAGTTCCGAAATGTGTCGCGACAGCTCGGCCAGGTACCGGTCGTTTGGATCCTGCATGAGGCGCACGACCCCAGCGTCGGCAAGATTTGCGGAGAGTCCGTGCAGCGACGCTTCGACCTCGTCAGGACGAGTGCGCTCATTCGCCCAGGTGAAGCCGATCGCCTCGTCGGGCCCGGACTGTTCGCCGCCAAAGTCGGTAACGTTCAGCAGGTACGCGGGCGCGGCCCAGCGCAGCGCGCGGGCGTGACGTGCGAGCCGCTGGGCCGTCCTCTCGGCGTCAAACGGTGCGCTGGCTGAACTGCGGTTTCGCGTCACGGCTACGATCGCGTCAACAGGGCGTCGCCGACGCAGACGGCGGACCTGGTCGAGCCATTCGGTATCGAGCTTGTCGGTTGTCTGCTTCGCATAGAGCAGCACGGTATCGCCGGTGATCGCATAGCCGGTGTCGGCGAGCCCGGGCGCAAGACGCTTGACGAGCGGTTCATCGCCAGCGACCACGACCCAGCGATCGCGATAACGCCAGCGCCAGCCATGACGCTCGCGAAGCGCATCGCGCAGCATAACGATCTTTTCCGGTGTTGGGACATGCGCGAACGCCAAGCCTTCGTTGGCGCTTTGCGCCTGCTTCTGCGAATCGTAGCGTGCCAACCACCGCATCGCACGCATTGAAGCAATCCAGAGTAAGACGGCCTCAAAGTACTTTACAAACATCAACGCCAGGAGCAGCCCCGAGAACAGGCACAGTTCGATGATGATCCGTGTCTGGAACGGCCATCCGCGCGAGGGGCCCTCCATCCAGACGGCGAGACCCACAGCAACGAAAAGGATGCCAACCCCGATGCCCACGAAGAGCGCTACCGGCTCAGACTTTTGTTCATTCATGTTTGTTTTCTGCACACGAGCGCGATCAGGTCGCCGCCGTCCGGTGTAAGTACGAGTTGCGGGTCGCCGGTCCGCTCCGCGAGTTCAGCCGCGAGAGCGGTTGCAAGCCATCCGCCCGCCGCCCCACAGTCCCCGACCGTCGTTTTCAGGTCGATCTTTGATCTTTGTCCGTCGAGTTGGGACGCCGACTTTATTGCTACCTCTAGCTCGGGCGAAAGTCCGTGACTCCAGACAGTCTTGACGCGTGTCAACGCCGCTTTCCCCCAACGCATCGCATGTTCGAGTGTCTCTCCAACAGCATCGCCCGGGCCCCGTGCTGGACGATGCAGGCGTAGGGGCGGGTTTCCCGTCATTGTTTTGGCAAGGCTCGGGTGCGCCAATAGCAGCGCGACGCCCGCCTCCGCGACTCCGTCCTGCAGGCGCTCGCTGACCGCATTGCGCAATCGAACTGCAACTAGCAGGTGAACAACCTGCGGCCTCATGCGGTCGAACCACGCGTCCGCTTGAAAC
Proteins encoded in this window:
- the tssG gene encoding type VI secretion system baseplate subunit TssG, with protein sequence MKPHDLPSVEPLVAALLACAPRMSFMQLCRLLEVRAPDRPGFGTRDTPEHEPVRFGSWPRVGFPVGEVATVEFSDAWDKSATQARPSVRTTFMGLYGVDAAVPPHMIDDIVLREEGHEVVEAFLDRFHHRFVTLLYRAWKKYRYPESFRPGGSDAHSRNLLCLVGFGWGRKPERAGVPDSRMLALLGLLNLKTRTAEGLAGVIALAVPGVDVCVDEFIPAVTGVGQPRPLTSHPAATQSGEGAKRGLGGGYVLGRRLAYRSRAVRVTLRPDNAQHAHDLLPGAWLHRELMAFVQLYVGVKADVHLRMEVSSRLAPVPMIGTAPASPAPRLGWTTVLPADEERMITIALGVREAFPAPPPNPYLSPQRA
- the tssF gene encoding type VI secretion system baseplate subunit TssF — encoded protein: MENDDPILRYYEAEMRYLRESGKEFAKAHPDRARMLNLDRVGDRDPYVERLHEGFAFLTGRLQQKLDDELPELTEGLVSLLWPHYLRMIPSLSVAELIPLREKLQRTEVVPAGVPVRSAPISVPPPAGAEGTTPKTVQCLYRTTQAVQLQPLSITHAGPTVRHDGRSVIRLAFELHHSARREESDLSRLRLHLNADLPVAFAMHLALTRQVDSVLWRIPEVRDGEAVPLAGITIEPAGFSTEERLWPKADAAFSGYQLLLEYFSFREKFLFIDLCGLDVAKLPAGTTRFELEIVLKNAYPSDQHFSRENVRLFCSPVINLFELDAEPVEINHHETEYRVVPAGHQGEHVETYSVDAIETFDHDTAERYEYVPFATFRHRGGMLRHEAPERYFHARVRPGMAGLHETWVILGGHAWETMETLPEESLSLRVTGTNGMLPRKGLREANLSELAESTPNVTGVRNLVAPTLPVYPPTGDRFQWRVLSHLAPNFLSMMDAEVLRGALALYDWTDDELNARRLAGILWVSQELLEEVSGGSVERGVLIEVTLDSQAFAGEGDLMLFGELLHRFFAAYAEINLFTKLSIVSLPSQTRTVWPRSKAQRAPL
- a CDS encoding DUF805 domain-containing protein, coding for MISWFKKRITLYGRATRRECAITTCVVVVVLYAISTTGLGDLPGDSLVLSLTARALVCVFAWILVATQIRRLHDIGLGGGWWWVMACIPILGQIGMLLLCLERPDEFNRTSFYPNPRDVKSSYPFDRAATVHR
- the tssA gene encoding type VI secretion system protein TssA produces the protein MKLGELFRNLFPAREDADELVRARLDTWTSWLLPLPGEGGVGRDPGYEDAFFTLKDEAGKLSGIDDGVIVRSCEQLLKETGKDLRLAGYYAFARLRQDGPAGFADGLELSAALVDRFGEAVLPARAEARKGALEMLATTRVLDLLESRGEFVPVDLERALAALDVLVTLTGEWTEAARPNLQPLVSRFERRDGMAGSGVTDSIQPALPATARISSGLSGSSGSIASTRDLLDQARTMATWLRDQENGYLSSVRLVRTVRWDTLHEVPPSDAASHTRLMAPRAELRAQMKRLVLQKQWHELLERVEGAFMEGVNHLWFDLQYFQHVALDHVGAPYSAWRELLRADFALFLERLPGIERLAFNDGTPFADDSTLEWIARHAVVRDLEAGESVAPLPVSAGSEDGSAGDWPEIEAQARDLAGRDGIEAAFAWLEALPGMKTDRHRYLQRLVMARLADHAGRPDTALALLTELDTAARSLPLTRWEPALVFEVKQQLTRAFKAMSNRKGADKPALTRRIGELQAELTVLDPARALALS
- a CDS encoding ImcF-related family protein; this translates as MNEQKSEPVALFVGIGVGILFVAVGLAVWMEGPSRGWPFQTRIIIELCLFSGLLLALMFVKYFEAVLLWIASMRAMRWLARYDSQKQAQSANEGLAFAHVPTPEKIVMLRDALRERHGWRWRYRDRWVVVAGDEPLVKRLAPGLADTGYAITGDTVLLYAKQTTDKLDTEWLDQVRRLRRRRPVDAIVAVTRNRSSASAPFDAERTAQRLARHARALRWAAPAYLLNVTDFGGEQSGPDEAIGFTWANERTRPDEVEASLHGLSANLADAGVVRLMQDPNDRYLAELSRHISELREALSDLVMQTRESRLWRNAVHGLLFAPLFKEREATVPVPAPDAEDGAPLPPRQRTIWKTVADHSRKIHGRRVGFSLSTTAAWMTTALVGCWVAGTMLSGMMNRATIGSARDTLTKLAGTQDNTQSMQTLDSLGKQIDTLETRQRDGAPWMTRFGLNRDSALLGAIWSGYEGAASRILVGPIRQTLEDRLHRLASMSDEEIASGGSVQAQAAYDTLKAYLMLAKPERAVAAFLTPQLIATTVPARPLNSPLSSGTWEDLRQHTIDFFSDHLGHRVTTSGSSLAIVPDGSLVASTRQTVIGVRGIQNSTDAVYQQILDDAKPKYPPVTLATLLGDTTGRGLFNTTQTVPGVFTRAAWEDRISKAIDEASDKGNVAGDWVLSDAKTTNQAPSTLKAELRQRYFDDYARAWEQFLNGLRWQPAPTLSATADQLTLLGDPQRSPLVALMNAIVYQASTGASTQSLSDTLISKAQQLVGADEKDPSKQAQPQFAPLAIAFGPILRLTGSDLVSAAPGKTGKAAAQLAATGDLSLARYLERVTAMRLKIEQMVNSANTDAMSRVAAQSVLQGKTSDIAESRDYASRVAASLGQQWAGFGQLFQAPLDQTWQAVVQPAAASLNDIWRTSILANWNRTFGGRYPFADSENDASLPEMARFMRPDNGVIAQFVAAQLAGVIERQGDRWVAAQGTDHGSLTLDPGFLEGLNRLTRVSTVLFPAGDAHVRFDLRGVATPGVTDMKVVLSRRELNYFNQKEDWVPFEWPGQSLENLSHIEWQTEQGGLRSALDAQGRFGLIRLLERAKISQEDNARYLLTWAPDTSQGIALKVQLRTDAGAGPLDVLQLRHFALPSRIFVTGGATAGPKLSSFSPPPLPPAAIAAAKHAAMPLPNGSVPEVE